TTCGATCAACCGGCCGGGCAGGGAGACGAGTGGAACCAACCCCTTGCCCCCGCACCCAGCGACCATGAAGCCTTGGAGGCACGGTTGATCGATGGTTATGTGACGTTTTCCATGTCCAGGGAACTATCCGGATGGCTGCAAGCGCTCGGGCTTCCAACAACCGGAACGATGCGGGAACAACTCACCCGCTTGCGGCAACAAGCGGATTCGCTGGTGCTGCCAGCCGAAAGCCTTCCTCGCCAGACCATCTGGTACCTGAACGGGTATGACGAGAAGATCCTCACGGAGATTTGCGAAGCGCTTGGTATCGACAACACGGGACCAACGGAGCGGCAGATCAGCAGGATCTATCATGCCGTGGGCCTGCGTGAGGGCTGGCTCCAACCGCTGTCGGAAGAGGCGCGAACCATCATCACCGGGACATTCCTGCCCATCCTGAGGGCGGTCGATCACAGGAATTATGCCGATCTCGATCAGTGGGGTGAGCTCGGCGACCTGTTCGGCGGCGAACGCAGGAATCGGCTCGAGCCTCAAGGGCATGGGAGCGCCTTCATGGCTGTCCTGATTCCCAGCTTACTTCAAGAGGCGCATCGGGATCTGCTTCAACATGAACTCGATGAAAGAGCCGGACAATCATTCTGACAGCACACAGGCTCCCGGGTCTCTGACAGCGGAGGCCCGGAAGCCGTTCTTTTGTGGAACCGACCGCCCAGGCGTTCATGAACTGATGTATTGGTGAAGATAGGCGATCAGCGCCTCCTTTTCCTCCATCAACAGGGTAACCATATCCCGCAGTGAGACGATTCCGATAAATTCCTCGCCGTCGAAGACCAATAAATGGCGACAGCGATGCTCCTTCATCAGATTCAAGCAATAACTCGCCGTATCCTTCGGACTCACCGTGATCATGTTTTTCGTCATCACATCCTTGATCTGCACCGACTCAGGATCCCGCTTCTTCCCGACCACGCGCATCATCAAATCCCGCTCCGTGAACACGCCGGTGATTTTGGAGGAACTGGTAATGAGCACCGATCCGACGAACTCTTCGGCCATCAGGGTCGCGGCATCAATCACCGGGTGATTCTCGTCGATCGTCACCACCCTGCGAACAATTTTCGAGGCAATATTCCACGCCATCGCCGCCTCCTTTCTGCTGGATACCGGTGGACGATACCTGCCCTATCTCCCCGCACGGGGACCAGGGGACAACCGACGCCCCTCAGACGGCCGAGGTTGCCTCGATCGAGGCAGCCGGCAGAGCCTCCTTTCATCGAACGACCAGAACGGGACAGGTCACCTTGTGCAAGACCGCATGTGACACGCTGCCGAGCAGGAAGTGCTCGAGGCCTCTCCACCCATGCGATCCTACAATCACAAGGTCAGCATGACCTGCCGCCTTGGCAATGCAATGAGCCGGATCACCATGCTCGACGTGCACGCTCACAGAAAGATAGATGGTCCGCAAGGTCGTAGCCGTTTCGTCCACAAGCTGCCAGGCATACTGATCCATTTCATTCGTCCATTTGTCATACTGGCCTTCCATCGTCGAATCGCCGAAAGGAATAGTCGGTACGACGGTCAAGAGGGATAGCTCTACCGGCTGACTGAACCGATGGGCCCTCAGCCACGCGCACAGCCTAACCGAATCCTCATGTCCTTCCACGGTCAGCAATACCCGTTGAACGCGTCCCGGATCATCTCTGACCAGCAGAGCCGCGCAGGGGGCATGCAGCACCACTCGATGCGAGACGCTGCCCAGGACCAACTCCGCGAACCGTCCACGCCCCTGTGATCCGACCGCGACCAACTCAGCACGAGCGGAATGAATCGCCTCCAGCACCACCGGCGCCGGGTTCCCGATTGCATAGATCCGTTGGATGGAAGGAATCGTGACAGGCGCCAATGCGCCGGTTTGATCAAGCAGGCGCTCTCCTGCGGCAACCATCCCCTCGCGCAATGCTCCGGCACTTTTGCGTCCGAGCGGTTGCGCAAAAAGCGGGTTTTCGAACGGCCGAAGATCCACCGCGTGGATGAGAGTCAATGATTCGTGAGTGAAGAGACGGCAGGCGACCGTGACGGCATTGAAAGACGGCTCGGACCAGTCGACGGCAACGACCGTGCGCATCGCAGCCTCCCTGGGAGGAGACGACATGCTGGAAATCGCGCCATCAGGAGGGAGAGCCTCTTTGCCCGGTCGCGCGACTTCCGCAGACCGCAGGATCAGTCATCATACTCCCGATGGGACAATCTGGGTCAAGTCCGGAGAATATATTGGGCTGGTCGGGCTCGGGGCGGAGCTCGCCCCTGGCTCGTACTTATTTATTCTGTTGGCGACAGCCCGCTAGCTTGCGTAACGCACATCGCGGACATCGGCGAGTGACAGATACGCTTCTCCCCATTGATGTGCACTCTGGAGACTCCAAGGCTCATCGACTTGGATTGGTCTGAACCGAAGACCATAGAGCCCTCCATACACGAGGTACGCCAAACCCGACCCCGAGTCTTCAATCAACCGAGCATAGGCCGGACAGGCTGGCGACTGTTCATTTTCGCTCCAGCCCGTCACCCAGCACCACTCACCGGCAGGGTTTCGGTCATACAGCCGGACTTGAACCACCGGTCTGGCCGGGCCGACCTCCTTGAATCGCGCAAACAAGCTGGTTTCGCAATTGTCGTTCGATTCAACTTCCACGATCATGGGGCCTCTCCCAATGGCCGCCACCGAGGGGGCGCATGAGCAATTCAATCATAGGTTGATCTGTTGCCACCAGCATGGTCATTATCTTACAGACCACAGTTGAGGAGACTCCTCACGCTAGGTCATGGTTGTATCCGCGAGAAACTTTCCCGAGACGAGCAATCCAAATGCGGCCGCGTCTCCGTAATTCATTTGAAGGCCAGGGGTTTCGACAAGCTTCTTCACACCACGTTCCATTCGATACAAAGGAGCACTACGCATGACCTCCGAGAATGTTCCGGCAGTGGTGGCCCGGTATTTTACCGCAATCGGCGAGATGGACCCGGACGCATGGGTCGCCTGCTTCGCGGAACGGGGAACCAGTTACGAACCGGGGGCCCCCTCACCGCTACAGGGCCATGAGGCATTGCGCCAATTTCTAGTGCCGGTCCTAGGGGCCTTTGAAACCATCTCCATGACCGCAGACCACGTCTTCCAGTCCGGGAACCGCATCGCCGTTAAATTCACGGGGCGGGGTACAGGCAAGAATGGCAGACAGGTGATTTTCGAAGGCATCGACGTGTTCGAGATCAATCAGGCAGGAACAATCCAAACGATGTGGGGCTACTGGAATCCAGCCGCCATGATGGCGCAACTGCAGGGGTGAACGTCCCGCGCATGAGCTGCCTCTGTCAAAGCTGACTTCCTCTACGGCACAACTCAAATGGCCGCAACATCTTCAGTACTTGCGCCAATTGGGACTGCTGCGCACAATGCTTTTTTACATAGAAATAGCTCTAGGAGCTCACGATGCAGAACGTGCTCA
The DNA window shown above is from Nitrospira sp. CR1.1 and carries:
- a CDS encoding CBS domain-containing protein; the protein is MAWNIASKIVRRVVTIDENHPVIDAATLMAEEFVGSVLITSSSKITGVFTERDLMMRVVGKKRDPESVQIKDVMTKNMITVSPKDTASYCLNLMKEHRCRHLLVFDGEEFIGIVSLRDMVTLLMEEKEALIAYLHQYISS
- a CDS encoding ketosteroid isomerase, which gives rise to MTSENVPAVVARYFTAIGEMDPDAWVACFAERGTSYEPGAPSPLQGHEALRQFLVPVLGAFETISMTADHVFQSGNRIAVKFTGRGTGKNGRQVIFEGIDVFEINQAGTIQTMWGYWNPAAMMAQLQG